The Prinia subflava isolate CZ2003 ecotype Zambia chromosome 2, Cam_Psub_1.2, whole genome shotgun sequence genomic sequence TTATtcttgtcatgggttggcactggccagatgttaatgcacccatgaatatggtttttctaacaactcctgtgggatgtgatcaggaacagagcagagcaggcttaaatcttgaaaacaaaaaaacactaaaactttattacattacataagaacagcgacagaaaaaaactcttaaacacacacagagacagaaataaaaacttcccaagacattttttctcttctcccagtttccatcccccacacattactcttcacagaccaaacctttgggttttagatcaaacaatcaccactcaaaaaaaaccaaaccaatcttcagttcagcaagggagagaggagtctctctcgcaccacagactgttctccagaacacacaggtctactccttatgtgttcccatgtcacccgtggcaccgcccagagaagtctgccagggtgactctctctttttcctatgtccagcgctctcaccgctgtctcataggccaaaactacatacagggctttttaaggatgctgcatgccgagctctcccctttttacccaggggccggggttccaggagcaggtctgccctgagggcagagggtgccacctcaccctccccctcttttctctgctcgctccactcttcaagtgccagtcactgtagcaaaagcagggcagctgcatccacccaaaaatgcagtttatgttcaaaagagacttaagttcagtccatggctgacattatgcaagaaaagtctagctccaaaggctactcctctcattctttgcccatcaggttccttccaatcgtgctttatcaccttggtcccaggccgcttccttctcctttttttccaaaatcaccagtcatgagaatcaatgtctaagaaaagtttctttctgccaagcaagggttaacagtttctatctctgggcaggctgcaggctcaggcactcccaggctcggcaactcccacgtggctgggcaccttctcccggagtttggtGGCggggagggggtgagcacacacagaaggcacttccacagttttccacccctccatcctggatggggcagctcagttccagtcctgtccactctcttctccccctttgggctctggcttacctgagcccgaccacgtgttttcccctcccccacccagcctcgtggctgggcaggcgAAGGAGGCCAGAgatgtctctctgctgaaactgggatccaaaaagaggccgaacccccttggggtcctgcttttaactctttgtgtcctcagaggcgtgtccaaacctccgagtgaccaatccaggtgccagcagaaaagctgatcactgattggactgcccacatccccctggaaaaattcacctcccccgcaaccacgacaatTCTATTCCTTGGTCCATAACACTAGCAATAACATTCTCCATTTGGAACTTTTTTGCTGTGTTATTTGTATGAGATGTATCTGGAATGCatgaaaagagacagaaattgtGAAAATGGTTAGgagtacattttattttatacttaGTACTTCTGGAGTTAAAGGGGAGATGGAAATTTGCCGTGTAATGGATCTTAGTTATAGAGAATTATCATATTTCAATAGTAAAGTATTGCCTGTCTCAGCTCACACACACATCTTGACCTCAGAGCAGTTGCACATAATGTTTTTTCTGTCAAGAGAATCTATTCATAATGATGTGTCACAGGTGCTCACACATAATATGTTTCCCGTCAAAAGTGATCATCCATATTTTATATAGCAGCTTTGATGACAAATATTTTAtacttcagctgctttttcatCTAACTGTCAGACTTAATGAAGGAAAGTCACAGATAGTTTTTAAATAATGTCAGCTTCTTAGATCACATTACTGTGTCTGCCTTTTAAATAAAGTAGTTCTATACAAGGGCCACAAGACAGAGGGGAGAGAGACAAGGAcgttttcattttcttaacttcaaaaagaaaaaaatttccaggctcttaatttcaaaatcaagAAGCTCTGTACCTctggaatattttcagaaaaaaagtgttatATTTATTAAGTACTCAATATTTTGAGAGTCTGGTGAAAGCAAATATGATAACTGAATTTGGGTTGCAACTTCTCACCATGCTTCTCACCATTTATTCTCATGGTAGCGTTGTGTCCTCATTGTAAGCGCACTTTCCTCTGGGTTGTGCTACAAAACAAGTGCCTCAGTATGCACAGAGAATTGAGTCCTTGTATTCTTACTGAAACTGTTTGTGTACAACAAGGCCAAAGTTTGTACATCTCATCTATGTCCAGCCCTACTGAGAGAAATAACCCTCATTCCTCATTTTCCCATGTGTGCTTTTCCCATTCATGGGACACGTCTTTTCTGCTGACAGTGTAAGTGAACAAAAACCAGGGGTGTTCCTGAACTTCCCTGCCAGGCAACCCTACCCTGGGCAGTTGGCAGTGGTGGCTCTCAACATGTCAGCCATGGATTCATTTGGATTCCTGGTCTGCCTCCAAGGGCTCCACAGAAGGagttgaaaaaaacaaattaattgtATGTGCAAGCTATTTAGCAGTGTCTGCAGAtccaaataaaatcaaagcacTAAAATAGGCAATCACACCATGGCACGTGCATATGTATAAAATTATCACTGGcctgaggagaaggcagaacaGGAAGCCAATAGTATTTATAAGTACAAGTTACAAATGTAAATGAGGACTATATTTCTTCTATATGTGAAATACAACCAGATGTGTTAGGCTGAGAGATTAAagcttgcattttaaaaaatgaccctttttttcatggaagacaaggccaaaaaaaaagaggggacaCAGGGTCCAGAGTTACTTGATGCTTTGTTATTTTCTTAGTTTCAATTTATTTAATAAAGCAAGCAAGAAGGAATTAACGTAGTTAcaacttctgaaaattaaactAGTAACAACTTCTGAAGAACAAGAGGATACAAAACTTTATTCCCTACCACTGAGAAGTAATACATGTCAGGCTATCACACAGCAGATTAATGTCTGCTACTGAAAAGATAGTCTGCAACAGCATCCTCTTTCCTGCTATCCCAGAGCCCCAAAAGAAGTTGGGTAGTGAGCGTAAtaaattttgctttccttgcctGAAGAATTAGAACAATTCAATTGAAAGGCAAATATAATCCTACCTGTGTTACATGCTGAGACTGGAGCAGAGTAAATGCCACAGTTAAGTCTAAACATCAGGTTGTAATTGTTAGAGATTAAAAACATGCCAGAGAGAACATTCCAGGGAATGAAGGAGGGTGAGAAGGATGGCTCTCCTGTGTCTTTTTTTTGAGGCAAAGTATCATCAGATTTTACACAGATCTTACAAGATCTCATTCCTGCACAGCAGAACTCAAATAAAATGCCATTTAGTCAATGAAGGAAATTATACACTAGACTGATTTTTAATCATCCAACTAGGAAAAGCAAGAGCAAGTGAACATAAATTTATCTGCTGAGCCAAGTGCACACAAGGCAGAAAACCcctgaaaataaggaaaagaaaaatgaatgttcTTTAGAATGCTGCTGTTCCATATAACCTATTTCAAAGATAATTTGCTGTTGGCTATTTCTGCAAGATGTGAAGATATCAGCTGAGCTTCTCATTTTTATGTagattaaataatttctgaaatggCAACTCAGGTCATAAGAGacacaagaaaaaatgaagcaatCTTTAGAGCTGTCAGAGAGATGGATGGTCCACCCTTCCAAGTGCAGAGGAACCATTATTTCATGGTCTTGTTTAATGTATTGTTCTCTCacagcttgttttttttttaattcttttcttctcagtgcATCCTAATGTGAGCCAGGGTTGCCAAGGAGGGTGTGCTACATGCTCTGACTACAACGGATGCCTGTCATGTAAGCCCAGGCTCTTTTTTGTTCTGGAGAGGATTGGCATGAAACAGATTGGAGTATGTCTTTCCTCGTGTCCAAGCGGATATTATGGGACACGGTATCCCGACATTAATAAGTGTGCAAGTAAGTGCTGCGGAAAGGGGAAGCACGTGgatttgtttgttctctcttgAATGTTGTGTCTCCTTAGGAGTCAAGTCAACAGAGAAGGAGATGGAGAGGCTGTGTCCTTATTAGTTCAGTTCTTTGTAGTATTGCGGTAAGCATTAACCCAAGCAAGAAGTTAAAGACCACAAAATGGCCCCACAAAAAGCTCAGGGATCCTGGTCCTGCATGAATGACCTGCCTAGAACCCAGGTGATGACCTCCTCCTCTACTTTCCAATGTGAAGAGGAAGCCCTGGtgggcagcaggcactgctctcCTGGTGGTGCAAGAGAAGCAAGAGAACACCGGCAGCTCTGAAGAGAGAGGACTGAGGAATGCTGAATCTTGGCGGCTGGAGCTGTTTATCCCACTGCCCTTACCCACCTGACCCCTGTGATAAGGAGAGAAGATGGCAGGTGGCACTCTTTGGAGATGTGGTTTGCCCTGGTCTGTTTATAGCCTGTCTCACACCCATTGTAGTCCTCTGAATGCCTGTAGAAGATGGCCAGGCTTCAGCTGGCCAGGTTTCAGCCTGATCTGGGGGAATTTACCGATTTCTGTTGTCTCTGGGCTGAAGGACAGAAAAGCCAACTCTATTCTTTACTGCTCAGGCAACATTTTGACCCCACTATGGATTTTTGAACCATAAATTAACTGGAAAAGATTGCAGTGTCCTCCCTacttctctttttgttgttgatttCACTGTTTTTAATCCCACAGGTGATATAAAAACATAACAGTGATGGCCAAGAAACTCTCCCAGTTTTTACCTGGTAATAAAAGTTATTTAATGAGCGGACCCCAGAGTAAAGTCTTACAGAGTAACTTGATATTGCAAAGTATTTGCTCACTTTTTAGCAGTGTGTGGCCTTCCATATCAAACATGAGCTGTGTCATACATAAGGTTTAATGCATTTCTCGTAAAATTTTCTGAGAACTGGGAAATACATCAGCAATGCCAACTTGGGTAGTCATACAGAGAATACATTAAATACTACAGAACATCTGATTGAACATCAGGGaaccatttaaagaaaaagaaagatatgtTGATCAAAACCACTCCTAAGCAGATTCTAAATTCTGGcatattctttttctcctgGATGAATATTTTTATCTCCTGGAGATAAGTAGTGTGGACCCAGCACTTGTGCCCCAAGGAGTTGATTAGTACCTCTGTGGTGGGTGCCAGTGTagggcagaagcagcacagtgTTATTCTcatgtgctctgctctgcctgacATTTGCATAGGTCTCCAAGAAAACTAGCAAAGTGAGGCTGTTCAGCATCAGGCCATCCTTTCTAAATTCTCACCCATGCCAGAGTCACTTGTGGCTGGCCTCACCATGGGTACTGGCCAGGAAGAAGACCTAACATAATTTGATTCCTTTGAAGATTGTCTGACATTGCTAGAATTGTGTGATTCTGGTGTATGTGAGAGAGCCCATGGCAGTTCATAGCAAAGAGCAACAGCACTGTTATTTACTGTTTGCATTTCAGAATGTAAAGCTGACTGTGACACCTGCTTCACCAGAAACTTCTGCACAAAGTGTAAAAGTGGGTTTTACTTATACAGTGGAAAGTGCCTTGAAAAGTGCCCTGATGGGCTGGAAGCCAACAACCACACGATGGAGTGCACTAGCATCGGTGAGTCTGGTCCCCATGTCCTGCCTCCTTTTCTCAGAGGGGATGTGGGGTCTAAGGAAGGAATGATCAGTTACAACACCAGGGAAGTGcaacttaaaatgaaaatgttctttatAACAAGACAAATTCCCCAGAACAAAAAACTTAGGATATTTTCCAAGTGTGTCACTTCACAAGAGGCACAAACTTGGTTGTCTCCCACAAACACAGCCTTGATGCTAAGGGCAATTCTGCCAGAGGAAAACTGCCCTAAGGCAGCAAGAAACACATCTCCTGCTCAGTTTCAGTGTTATGAAGCACCACTAACATCAAAGTTTCAAAAACCCTGAGTCAGATCCCACACATAGTttaaagaagatgaaaatgCTAATGGCTTTACTTTAACTCCCCTATACTACCTGAGCCATCAAAGCATGCATACAACAACATTTTGAAGCGTACCTTTCCAAAGATGAAGACTAGAAACTAATACAGTAAGGAAACATCGCCCCCAAAACTCTCCAATCTCCAAAATGGTATATGTGCATAATCACCTGACTTtagaaaatgagaattaaaataaaacaccaaaCAAGGTGTCACTGACAGTGAAGGAGTGAGATTGACATCACTGTGACTCACTGGCTGTGGAGAAGAGACCTGCTTTGGTACCTTCAGCCTCTGACTAAGAAGCTCCAGTTATTCACATAAGGGCAATTTCGGAGGTCACCTAACTGTCTGCCACCCCTCCAAATGAAAGAAGAACAAGTGATGTGTTTGCCTGTGAATAGCTGCAGTTAGCATCTCCCAGCATGGGCACACTGCAGCCATGGCAGGGTTCAGCTTATTTTAGTACATTGGCTGTGCATGCTGGTGGCTGAGGGCTGTGAGCTGCAGTGCAAGCAGTAACCTCTCCAGGCACCAGCAACGAGGGAGCCCTTAGGCACAGTCTGGCCATGAGGGAAATCTTCCCCACAGTATCATGCACATAGCTCTCTCTGGCATCGAGTGTTTTGGAGGAGAAGTAATGCAGGAATAAAAGTCATGTGCAGAAGTTTGTCGTTTCCCTTCTCAAATATATATTAGTTCAGGTGTTAGTGTAGgcttttatgattttattttcaagcaaAGACTttcatttagaaagaaattcaaTTTTGTTTCTTGATGGCTCTTTCCAACTGCTGTAGATTCAGCTGCTTTAACAATGAGTCAGTCTCAGACAGCAAAAACCATTTAAAGCTATGGAGTAAAAACAGAACCTTTTTGTGCACaagaaagcaaattattttaatagaagAACTCCAGTGTAACATGAAAGAAATGACCACTGGAGGAAGGCTCAGAGATTGCCTGAAGTCTGTTATATTTCTAGGTTTCAGAAAATTCAGAAGTAAATTCTGGATCTGGAAAAATGTTGACTTACTTACTCCTCCTTATAGAGGGACTGGAAGTCTTTCCTTCTTCAGTGGTGATTTATAATCTTAAGCATGCAGTTGGACTTCAAGTAAATATATTATTTACTATCTTTCTTCAAGAGAAAGATAGTGACATGGTATAAGAGAAGgacagctattaaaaaaatattgttaacCTTCCAAGGttattcccattttctgttTACACTCTTTGGAAAAGTGTGAAATGACACACCTTCTGGCTTCCAAACAGTACAGGATGTACATTCACATCACTCTGGTTTAGAAAGGGTAACCTGTACCATTCTGAAAAGCTTGAAACCTCACACGGACCCAAATTCTCCTCTGCTTTGCCTGTTTCCAGCTTGTATGTGCTACAGATGATGGCTCTTTAGATGGCCAAAGACACTTGACTTCTAATATAACATCTTTTAATATCAGTAGGTCCTTTATAAATATCAATTTCCAAATTTCCATCTTTGAGacaagctgcagcagcttgaCCCAATGACTTCACTCACCTTTCACGCAGGCATGACCAAAGTTTATTCCACTGAAGTTAAAAGGATTTATATCTCCATCAAATGAAGGAAAAGTCAGAACAAACCTCAGTAACTGATTTCATTTAGACCAGTTGTGCTGTTATTGCCTTGTTTTAGGAATGGAGTTACAAAACAGACAGTAGAATACAGTAACTGACATAATTGTTTGACATTATTTTGTGCTGTATATCCTTAATAGTCCGATTTCTGTCAATTCATTGCTGCAACTCAGTACTAATTAATTCCATTCATTTTTGCCTTTTGGCTGatgcagaatgaaaataatgtaCCATGTGTATtctgtatataaaaatatattgctcAGGCTCAGTTTGTTCTATGTTTATTGCAGTGCACTGTGAAACTAGTGACTGGAGTCCATGGAGCCCTTgcatgaagaaaggaaaaacttgTGGCTTCAAAAGAGGAAATGAAGTAAGAGTCAGAGAGATCATACAGCATCCGTCAGCAAGGGGAAATCCTTGCCCAGCTACAACCGAGAGCAGAAAATGTATTGTACAAAGAAAGAGAtgtcagaaggaaggaaaaggtaCCAAGCTATCATCATCATAATATGAGATTGATATTGTGTTTATTTAATAATTGACACCTGAATTCTTAGGCCTCAATGTCAGGCTTCACCAAAGCTGCCACTGATGTGGTGGTTTTCGGGCTGGAGAGAATTGTGCTTTTGCCTGCAGTAAATAAAATCCTAACACTGCTCAAATAATGTGCTTTGTGTGATCTAGAGAAGACAAGgtgggctggaagggaaggcACTTTGTCTCCCAATTCTGTCTGCTGTAAGAGTTGCCAAGATGAAATGTTTCATTGTAGAGCTTAGAACAAAAAGATCCATCATAAAACATGTTGTGCTGGGTGTTGTCTGTTGGGTATTAGACAGCCAAGTTTCATGCTTTAACAGAGGGATTCCTTCAAACAAATTCCTATTTCATGCTTCCCTACAGTAAGATTTTAACTCTTGTAAATGCAGTGCTATGGCCTCTCTCCCAGCCTGAACTCTTTCTGCTAGCTCTGGCTAGTAGAACAGCACAGCCTGATCCTGCCATCTGCATCTGGGTTGTTGAGTTCCAGCATGGGAGAAAGACCACAGCGTTGCATGGCAGACAAGGCAAACTCCACCTGGTTTCACCAAAGAAGCAAGACTGACAGAACTGTCCCTCCATGCAAAGCAGCTTGTTGGACATACTCTCCAGCGTGGCAGTGAGGGAATGGCATCACACGTGTTAAGACTGGGAGATGCTTAAGAAGTCTATGAAATAACAATTTACACAAATTCCACCCAGTAGATACTGCTGTTTGACTATTCTCCCCTTCTTGCAGAGGGGAAGTTACTTGATCTGTTCTCAGTGAAGTTACTCTGGTTGACATAGGAGAAACTATGGAATATTTCCTTGTCTCCATTCCTCctattttctctgttcttccCATTTCCCCATCTCATCTATTTCACTTTCCTCCCACCCCTTCTGAGGTTGAGTGGAAGAGGTGGAGCAGCTTCCCCTC encodes the following:
- the RSPO3 gene encoding R-spondin-3 translates to MQLRLISWFFITLNFMEYIGSQHASRVRRQGRMHPNVSQGCQGGCATCSDYNGCLSCKPRLFFVLERIGMKQIGVCLSSCPSGYYGTRYPDINKCAKCKADCDTCFTRNFCTKCKSGFYLYSGKCLEKCPDGLEANNHTMECTSIVHCETSDWSPWSPCMKKGKTCGFKRGNEVRVREIIQHPSARGNPCPATTESRKCIVQRKRCQKEGKGKKNREEKRKKSNKDESKETRQESKGRAARRQNREQRENNNKTQPKKRKAPNKEQDLAPIDTAH